The Mercurialis annua linkage group LG7, ddMerAnnu1.2, whole genome shotgun sequence genome includes the window GTTAGATGCCAACTGCAATGCCCAATTCATCTGATAGAGATGGTGAACCATTTGTTGAAGTTGATCCTTCTGGACGATTTGGTCGGTATGATGATCTGCTCGGTTGTGGTGCTGTCAAGAAGGTCTATCGAGCATTTGATCAAGAGGAAGGTATAGAGGTGGCGTGGAATCAGGTGCAATTGAGGAACTTTATTGAAGATCCTGTACTTATCAAAAGGCTCCACTCAGAGGTTGATTTGTTGAGATCTTTAAAGAACAAATATATAATTGTTTGCTATAGTGTTTGGTTGGATGACGAGAATGGCAAACTCAACTTCATTACTGAGGTGTGCACATCTGGAAATTTAAGAAACTATAGAGTTAAGCATCGCCATGTCTCGTTGAAAGCATTGAAGAAGTGGTCAAAACAAGTACTTGAGGGATTGGTGTACCTGCACACTCATGATCCGTGCATTATTCATAGAGATTTGAATTGCAGTAACATCTTTGTTAATGGGAACATTGGCCAGGTATTTGCAATTTACTCTGATTTTGCTGCTTTTTAAGTATGTTCCCTTCCTGCACTTTTTGTGATTCATTGATACTTTGTTTATGTTTCGCACTTCAATTCCTGATATATGGCTATCTGATATGAACAATTTTCAAAGGCCTAACAAGTTTAATGTTCCGTTGATATTTGTTAGAGATTGCTTGATATAGGAGTAATGATTAGTTCGTGTATCATTGGAAAAAATAATGACTTGGTGCTTGTTCCGCACACTAGCTTCTGGAAAGCAATATCTCAGCGTTTAGAATAGGAAATCGCTGTGGTTTAACTTAAATGATGCCGCAATTTCTATTTCTACACCCTGCTGTGCTATGTTTTGGGATTTTTCTTCAATATGTGTGTTATAATTAGATTTCTTGAACTTGAACAAATAAATGTTGCAATCTGTATATTTGGAAATTCGAATCCATTAAGGGCATGGAATTATGAATCTAACCAGGTGTAGTTTGTCAGATCACTGAACTTATTCTGTATAGTTTGGAAAATCAATTATGTAGAATGAAAGAATTTGTATATCTACAAATTTGGttcaatagataaaaaaattggatctTACATAATTACTGTAAATAATTGTACactttttaatcaaattatatcTGTTCTATTACCTTCTGTGACTTGATAGACTTGGAAATCTATAATTCAATATTCAGGTAAAGATCGGTGATCTCGGGTTCGCAACAATAACAGGAAAAAACCATGTTGCACATTCACTCTTAGGCACACCAGAGTTTATGGCACCGGAATTATACGAGGAAGATTACACCGAGTTAGTTGACATATACTCATTCGGGATGTGCTTACTAGAGATGGTTACAGCAGAGATACCATATAGTGAATGCAACAGTATTGCCAAGATATACAAAAAGGTGACTACTGGAGTAAAGCCTCAAGCCATGAACAAGGTGACTGATTCAGAAGTGAAGGCGTTTATCGAGAAATGCATAGGCGAGCCAAATGCACGACCTTCAGCTTCTGAGTTGCTCACTGATCCTTTCTTTTCTGAAGTCACTGTGGATGAGGCGGAATCAAATGTTTGACTGCTTTTAAGGTAAAATCATATCCTTGAAGCTGATCTTTTTAACCGTTCTTAGAATCAATGTGACTTGTAATTGTTTTTCTACTGAATGGTCTAGAGCCTATAACTACTGCTAAGTATCTGCTTTctaataattttcatttcttaACATCTATAATGTAAATAAATGTTGGTAGTAGCTAGTACTGTGTTAAGTGGTCGAATCGTTAGCTAATTGAATGAATTACTGTAAATTCGTCCCACTGAGAACTTACTTATTATTTGCATCAAGATCCATCAGGCATCTTCACATAATGAATATAATTGGTCATTTTGGAAGTTTTGCCAATTTCCTGGCCAGGGGTATGCAAAAATCGAGTTGCACTGACAAACTCGGTTttgaaattatcaaaaaatctGTTCGATTTGGTTTTGCACATAAAAGAACAGTTAAGTTCTAATGTAAATTGAACCGAATAAAAAACCCACAAAACGATCGGTTCAGTTGGtaaaaatttagtttggttttcAAAGAATAGaaatttcagtttggtttgaacTGAATGCACCACCGATGAATATATGCAGAAGCTGAATGCAATCCAGCAGAGAATTACAAATTGCTAATTAACATGTTTGGCACAAGAATTAAAATCTCTTTTCAAAGATAATAAATGCAtggaaaataattttcattcaTTTTCAGATGTTCTTATTAGCTAAGCTGAGCCCTGCATTTTTATCATCACAAATTCTCCTTAAATTTAGTTACTACCAGTTTTTAGTGTGATAAAAAATACTACAACTAAAAGCAACGTGGTTGCCTAATTGACTTAGAAAGctgagtaattttataatataaagttAATTGGGATAACCTAAAAAGAAAGTATTTCAACGGGTTTATAGGAAGTTCTTGCTTGCAATTTAAGGCACCCAGCTGTAGGCATATTATTATGGTTGCTGAGAATTTGGTCTTCTACTCAAATTgtatatacttatattattgaggaatttgcacaaaacactccttttttaacttatttgttctaAATATCTCAACttcaaaaatttacttttttactctatttttctattatttttagttgtacctcaattagcaaaataacttatttgtatttttactcttctttttttaaacacatgcacatctcattttttttttctctttcctcttttttcttttttttttcgtttttttttctctcttctttttctctttcttccttctcattttttttctctcacttctttttctctctctttttctctctcttcttctttttcttcttcttttttttcttcttcttcttcttcttcttcttctttcctctacaacttttttttcttcgtttttttttgaatctgctttttctattttccacATTATACAAATGAACTCCAGGAcaaagaaatttgaataaaaaagagtttaaaagataatatgatggtgatagatgagaaagttcttcttcttcttcttcttctacttttttctttctatgttgttttaaattattttagcatcgttttttggaattttttacaactttttttgaaaaaatcgtaatgttcttcattaatgatattttgacctggttttcaaatgttttaaattaattttagaaatcgtttgaaactgttttctcgaaactgttttatactgttcgaaacctttgtaaacggtttgaaactgttttatactgtttgaaactgttattttttaaactgtttgaaagtgttttttagaaactgttttagactgcttgagatctttggaaacggtttgcaactgtttgaaacctttgtaaacggtttgaaactgtttttttgaaactgttattttttatgtaaacggtttgaaactgtttgatactatttgaaactgttattttataaactattgaaaagtattttttagaatctgttttagacagtttgagacctttgtaaacggtttgaaactgttttatactgttcgaaactgttttttgaaactgttattttttagactgtttaaaagcgttttttagaaactgttttagactgtttgaaacctttgtaaacggtttgaaaccgtaattgaaactgtacttgaaaccgtttgaaacttttttaatagatttttaatgagaacaaataaattaataatttacagttttctttgttttttaagaaagttatgatcgttagATTTGAATTCGAAGTGAAATTTGAAGCTATTTGATtaggaattaaaaattcgagcggatcgaaattaaatttgaaagtcacaataaatttttaaaaagtaatgatagaattagagaaatcaatttgttgaattgttatgagctgaagattttaaattgaattgttgatttgttattattttttctctttaaatgagctgagaagagaagaagaagaagaagaagaagaaattttaaataaagtgtGTTAGGTATAAGtggagtataaaaaataaagagcagagtaaaaaaataaatggttaACACGTTTGGGGTATGTAAATCAAGTTAGAATTTTAGGATTActaaatgctaatatttttctaatctaGGTAATTAGCTAATTCTCTctatattattatcattatttagTGGTGTTTATTCCACATTGTTCTTTATTGTACATCGTGTTATTAATTAAGAGTAGTGAAATTAGAAATAGTGAGAATTATCATTACGCAATTAGTAAGGGCAGaacataaatgaaaaatataattataatttatgtaatttatatttttagtacaTGTGTAAATTTATAAATGGACTTTCTAAAGTAAAAagtattgaaattaaattacacATAAAGCTACATATATTATCCAAATCGCCGTGTAGGAAAGGAATTACATATCTATTACATTCTCCTCTTGATCTCTTTGGACGGACAATTAAGAAATGTCACATTATCAAAGATTTCGTTTTGGCCTGAAAtctaaccaatttttttaatttcatttaaatagtttaattttaaagattgacaataaattttagaaatttactaATTGATATGTAAcatcatataataaaaaataattttttgaagttacaactataaaaataaagtaaaattttaacaaGTTACATGTTTTTTAATTCATCAATATTAAACATACATGTTTAATTAAATGGATAATGGCAAAACAAAtattaacgtttgactttttttgctatttaagtctaacatttaaaatattatgaaataaattctaaacTTTCCGATTTTTACATTTTGTAGCCAAAACCGTTTTCCGGCCATTATTTGCACATGTGGCGGTAATATTATTGACATATTAAATTCCAACGTtctaaaattttgcaaataaaatctCAACCTTTCGCATTTCTGCACTATGTAGCTTAAACGGAATTCGAAATAAGACTACAAACTGCAAAAATTagaaatgttagaatttatttcgtaatattttaaacgttagacttaaatcgcaaaaaaagtaaaacgttaggatttgttttcaaTATCCTAAATTAAACATAGCGAATTTGATCTATAATCatcactaaatttttaaaataatctaaatttttcaaaattattaaatataattagtttataaaaggaaaaaaaaaagattgttGGACCTTACATTTTTAAATATCTATACTTGTAGAAACCATGAATTGACGATCACAATATATCGTAAAATCTTcacaaattaatattattaggACCATGAAGTTTTATTTCTTATGGAGATATTAATTAACCCATAAATCAATATTCCATTTGTTTTTGGAATTCAAAGGCATGGTAAAATGagtaaatgtaataaaatggTACAAATTGCATAGAGTAATTTTGGGGATTGAAAGCAAAAACCCCTATATCCAAAGCAACATCCCCAATTTTCAGAAGCCGTGCCGTCTTGGGAGTTAGCATTTACCATATTATGCTACAAATTGCAAACTAAAACTTGATGTATACTTCATCTCTTCTgactttttttcacttttttctcTATTATTTCAACAACTCTCTTCTTTTCTGCTTCCCTATACAGTTCCATTTCTCCATAATCTCTCTTCAATTTTGTaaaattgcaatttttatttttctaggaCCGCCGAGTTGATTACCCTAATTACCATTAACATCAAACATCCATTACAAAACGTCCAAATTCtgattaaataacaaataaatttgaaCAATTACTATGACCTCTCttacatttattataatttatatttacatCCCTTGTTTCAGGATCAAACGATAAGATCAAACCATAATCCCTTAGTTTGAATAACATAAGCAATTAAAGTGTTATGTTAGAATTCTATGATTTTTGTCATTAGAAATTAGTACCATGTACACAATTTTATTCCtttattttacctttttgatACTTTAGTccatttcttttaaatttttcgaACAATTTAGTCTCTTATTTTTTATGCATCTCGAATATAAACTCATAAAATTCTAACATAACACTTTAGTTGTCGTCGTTTGATCCAGAAGGATGCAGGCgtgaattatgataaatgtCATGAGTGTCAGAGTAATTTGCTCAATAACTTTCAATATGATATGTAAGAGGCGAAAATGCAGTTTTTTTTAACCACTAACTCATCAGATTTTATAAAGATAAGAAACTAATTTCATGGAATTTCACACTTCATTGGCCATGCTAATTTATGCAAAGTCTATAAGTTGATGAAAAAGGTTGTCGAGAAAAGAAGAGAATGGTAAGTGTACCATAATGTACTGGCCGAGGCATATGACTGGCACTAGAAAATTTAAGCTCTCATCACTCGAGATACGTTGTTGATGCcttaatttttggattttgagTTGTTCACTCGTGTGCATCATATTTGACTgcaataaacaaaacaatatttACATAATATATATCTATAAATACAACAACATGAATGAATGAATAAAAAagcatatataaaattaaaattctacaATTCTATTCCTACTGCTCTAGAAGCTTTCATCCCGGTTTTTACTTCGAGATGGGGTTCGAGCATTTATGATCATTGAATGATATAAATGAGTTGAGAAGCACATGTTTGTATTTAAAGTAATACCGCTGTCAACGATTTCGCTACAACTGATATCCAACCTGTTGGATAATTTGCATGAGCTATTTTAAATGGATGCTACAAGCTCAAAAGCCAGTTCCGTCGCCTCAAGTCCGTTTCCTTCGCCTAACATTGGAGCTTTACTCAAGATTAAGATCATTTCATGGTAAGAAAAATTTGTATAGGATTTCTGTAATGGTTATTATAATCCTAATACTTTGTCTATGAACAGCTGACAGTTTCTTCATCTTATTATAGGAGCCAAGAGACTGGTTTACCTGTTGCAGTTAGCGTTCGAGTTGGTGAAAGAATGTTCAACCTTCACAATGTAAGATCCATAGAGGCTATAGTTCATTCACATGACCTACAAAAGTTCAAAAGAGATATCAGACTTTTTAAGCTCACTCTATTTGTTTTACTTGCAGAATCCTTTATCTTCGAAAAGTGGATATTTCAAGAAACGATTGATCGAGACAACAGAGCTTGAACTGCCACAAGAGTTTCCTGGAGGGCCGGAAATCTTTGAGATGATTGCTTTACTCATATATGGTTCTTCGACATTGATTGACCCTTTCAATGTAGCAGCCCTGAGATGTGCAGCGGAATTCCTTGAAATGACAGAAGAGTACAGCTGCGGTAATCTATGTCAGCGTCTCGATCTTTATTTGAATCAAGTTGTATTGCAAAGCTGGGATGATACCTTGATAGTTCTCCAGAGATGTCAAACACTACTTCCATGGTCTGAAGAGCTTCTGATTGTTGGCCGCTGCATCGAGTCACTAGCCTTCATGGCTTGCATGGAAATTCTTGATCCagagcgaagaagggacaggcCAGTTATTACATCGGAGGCGTTAAATGGCCAAGCTTGGAGTTGCGAAACAGCCAAGGAGATTGTTATCCATGATCTTTGGATTAGAGACTTAATTGCGCTGCCATTTGAATTCATCAAAAGAATTATAGGATCCTTAAGACGCCAAGGAATGAAAGAAAAATACGTCGCTCCAATCATAGTTTTTTATGCAAACAAATGGGTTCTATCTAAAAAGACAATACAATTTTGGGAGAGTTCTGGAGATAGACATAGCGATGAAGCAAATAACAGAGTTTCACTTATACTGCAGGGTATTATTGACTTGTTGCCAAGGAGAGAGAAAGCTAGAAGAGTGATTCCTGTTGGATTTTACTTAGCATTGCTTTCTAGATCTTTTGAGATTGGGTTAAAAAGTGAAAGCAATGCAAAGTTGCGAGATCAGATTGCTTCTCTGTTACCCTTAGCTCAAGTGGAAGATTTTCTAATTCCGAAAAGTGGGATACATTCGATTTCTTCTAGCATGGAGTTGACTACCATGGAAAGCATATTTTCTACATATGTGTCATCTAACATGGATATAAACAACACTACTTCGCTAGGAAATTCGACTATTGCAGAATTATGGGATACATACCTCTCTCTTATTGCTTCTGATCCAAAAATGAAGCCCGAAAGATTCGTAGCACTCGTCGAAACAGTACCAATATCATGCAGGCAGAGCCACGATCAACTGTACAGAGCAATGAGCACTTTTCTGCAGGTAAGCCTTTACCGTCTAGCATTATGATTTGGAGCTTATACTAAATTCCCCAATAATAATAGCCTCATACTTAAATCTTCAGGCACACCTAGATGCATCgcaaaaagaaaaggaattaGTCTGCAAATACCTCAATTGCCAACTACTATCCCAAGAGGCATGCATTGAAGCAGTTCAAAATGAGTTGATGCCCTTACGAATGATCATCCAAGCTCTCTTCGTTCAACAGCTGAATACACATCAAGCTTTCAAAGATTGCTCAGATTCCTTTAGGTTTCCAAACTGCGGAGAATTCTCAGGAAGCCTTCCAAGCTCAAGGTGTCCAAACTCCAAAAGCGAAAATTTAGCTGAGACTACTAGCCCGTATAGTGAAGGAGCAGAGCCAGCAAATAGAACGTTGAGCTTTTTGCTGCAAAAAGATGTTGCAGCACAGAGATACGATTTATCAAGAAAGGAGTATGAATCTACGAGCTTTAGAATTCAGAGCCTTGAACAAGAGCTGCTGTCCTTGAAAAAGAGCCTTCAATTGCAGAGTAGACCAAAGAGAGCAGAACCAGCGCCAATCAAACCGCAAACCATCAAGCCATATGGAATGGAAAGCAGATCTCTAAGCAAGAAGAGGAACCCACTTGTACAAACTACTGGTTGCATTGGTTCTGTGAATTTTGCTTCACACAGAAAGTATGCTAATAGGCTGCTCAAAATTATCCGCCGGTTCAACTTGTTTGGAAGTAGAAAAACTAAGAGAAAGCACAGTACATCTGGGCTGGTAGACAAGTCtgcaaagtaaaaaaaaaaaaacacaagcaGCATTTGTATGTATGACAAGACAAGTAAATGAAAATTACATAAGTTGTATAGCTGCAGTTCAATATATTAAAGAGCAGACACCAATTCCTGATGAGAAAGTAAAGAGCGAGATCATCCAAAAAGTAGAATGGCATAAAATATGAGCATGACAGAAGCCATCGGTTCAGTTTTCAACCATATATAAGACCAATCACAGTTTGGTACTAACTGGGGGCATTCAAATTTAAGAGACGCGCTGGTaagagaggaagaagaagagacTTTGCAAGAAAGACATGAGCACTTAAGAGGCAACGGATAGTAATTAGTTCAAATGTAATGATTAATCGTTTCTCTATTCCTAACCAACACTTCACATGAAATCAGAATCACTCAATGTTGCTATCAAGTTTCTTGACCAAAAGGACTAATAGCAGCACAATACACTTGTTCTACAAATATTCAATGTACCACCAATaccataatttatatatagctACAGAAAAGATAAGCAGTAATCTTCACATCTTTAAGAAAGGGTAAAGATTTCACGCAATCATAAAAGAGATGCAAATCTTGAAATTCGCAAGGCATGTTTCGATAAAAAGCTATCTCAACATAGCATGAAACATATGTTACAGTAAAGGGAAGTCAGAATTCAATAATAGCTAATCTAACAGGCATATATGAAAACCAATTTACATCCTAACCAAAATACATGCGAGGAACTTGAAATTTCTAATGAAAAAGACCACTAGTAAATCACTGAATGGACAAGATGTCAACACTTGGTAAGCACCCTTGTAATTTAACATTTTCCCTTAGATGAAACATGAAACAAAACTCTCTTTAAGCCCCATGATGCAAGATGTTAAAACCTCAAAACGATATGAAGTTCTTCTAGTACAGCCAGTTGTCCAAAGCACCAACTCCCTAATAATGTTAGTCTTGATATATTCGTGATAACAAAAATGAAACTTCTAATTCTTGATCCTTGGAACTTCATTCAAATGCCGCTTTGGCGACAGAATAACTGTCATCAGCTGAATGAGAGAGATTAGAATCATTTGCCCCATCAGTGGCATCAGGAATCTCTACGTCATTGGCCTCTCCTGTAGAATTAGGAGGTTGTGGAACCCCTTTTTCAATTGTATCAGAGAGCTCAGAGTCCTTCCCCTCTTCAGCTGGGTTCTGAAGCCCCAAATCACTCTCTTCATTTCCATCAGAAATCTGCATGTCTTTACCCTCTTTAGTTGCACTCAGAAATTGTGACTCCTCTCCCTTTTCAGCTGCCTCCTGAAGCTGTGAGTCCTTTAACTCTTCGATTGAATCAGAAAGTTGCGAGCCCTCCGCATCTTCAGTAGCATTAGGAAGTTGTGACTCCTTCAGCTCTTCAGTTAAAACAGAAAGTTGCGAGCCCTCCACCTCTTTAGCAGCATCAGGAAGCTGCGAGTCCTTCAGCTCTTCAGTTGAATCATAAAGTTGTGAGCCCTCCACCTCGTTATAAGCATCAGGAATCTGTGAGCCAATCCCCTCTTTAGTTAAAAGCTGTGAGAAGTCACCCTCCAAAGTGGCATCAGGGAGCTGTAAAACAGTCACTTGTTCATAAGCATCAAGATGCTGTGAATCCTTATTGACAATAGTTGCATCACAGAGCTGCGAGTTCTTTTCCTCATTAACTGAATCAGAGAGCTGCGAGTCCTTTGCCTCTTCAAGAGGATCAGCGAGCTGCGAATCATTTGCCTCTTTAACTTCATTAATAGTTGCAACATGCAGGTTTTGATCATTGACCTCGTTTGTTGAGTCACAAGGCTTAGAATCATGAACTTCGTCAGTTTTCGCCCGACAGAGCTCAGACTCGCTCACCTCATTATTTGGCTCATGAACATCAGAGTAAATATCCGCTTCCATGGCTGCATTACAGAAAAGTGGATTTTCGACCATATCATTAGTCACACTGTAAGGCTGAGAATTATCAAGGTCATCAGCTGTGTTGCTAAGATGTACATCATCAGCCTTGTTCTCCACAACATGCAGCTCTGCAGTATTTTCCTCGTCAGGAGTAAGACACAGCTGTCGTGGATCAACCTCATCATCTGCCTGCGGTAACTGAAATTCACCAACTGCGTCCTGTGCCTGACGTAATTGCAATTGATCGACCTCAATGGTTGCATCATAAAAATGAGATTGGTCATCCTCACTACCTTCATAGTTCTCCATTGGATCATCCTTTCTCCTGCGTTTCAGAGAACCTTTTCTCCTTACTCTTTCCTTTCCCCTAGACCTTTTCCCAAGTTCTAATTGTGGGGGAGGAGATGGTGTGATGGGACTTCCAACCTGGTCCCTTAAACAGTCTTGTGCAATAAATCTGATCCTTGTAATTGACTCAAATTGTTGCCCGTCCAACCCTTTTGTGGAGAATGAATCTGCCAGGTAGGCAATTTCCCTTAAACCGGAAATCTGCAACACCAAAGAACTACATCATAAGAGAATTCATTGTAAGCTAaaagaaattagaaaatgtGCATTATTGTTTGAGCACAGCCCCACCGTTCTTTGGAACTCGGATGATAAGGATATAGGCCGGCCTACAACTCTACGGGTAAT containing:
- the LOC126655351 gene encoding protein MAIN-LIKE 2, yielding MEANPGPIDGSVLYDQDKHVSAAVWEGQERGALRCHEHTSKLGEWKLTSDQIGLVDKAGFGFLRKIPAISLDNPLISALVERWRRETNTFHFTVGEMTVTLQDVALLLGLAIDGKPVIGLTYTTCSSVCERLLGRAPDSKYASGGMVKLSWLKEFFSNCPVDAPTEVVEQCTRAYLLYLVGSTIFSTTTGNKVPVMYLPLFENFEEAGNYAWGAAALAFLYRALGNACVKSQSTICGCLTLLQCWSYFHLNIGCPKLNREPIHDHFPFVLKWKGKQSGPTTNRDVVFYRKALDSLKPIDVVWLPYTGLDGSQIPPHIKRTLVLGRSKTTLICFDKAERHLPDRCLRQYGMLQPIPGDVVRWVRKSRGVDGGVDLSGKMESELNEWSDRQRNILNIEDGVDEVEYMQWYSRITRRVVGRPISLSSEFQRTISGLREIAYLADSFSTKGLDGQQFESITRIRFIAQDCLRDQVGSPITPSPPPQLELGKRSRGKERVRRKGSLKRRRKDDPMENYEGSEDDQSHFYDATIEVDQLQLRQAQDAVGEFQLPQADDEVDPRQLCLTPDEENTAELHVVENKADDVHLSNTADDLDNSQPYSVTNDMVENPLFCNAAMEADIYSDVHEPNNEVSESELCRAKTDEVHDSKPCDSTNEVNDQNLHVATINEVKEANDSQLADPLEEAKDSQLSDSVNEEKNSQLCDATIVNKDSQHLDAYEQVTVLQLPDATLEGDFSQLLTKEGIGSQIPDAYNEVEGSQLYDSTEELKDSQLPDAAKEVEGSQLSVLTEELKESQLPNATEDAEGSQLSDSIEELKDSQLQEAAEKGEESQFLSATKEGKDMQISDGNEESDLGLQNPAEEGKDSELSDTIEKGVPQPPNSTGEANDVEIPDATDGANDSNLSHSADDSYSVAKAAFE
- the LOC126654501 gene encoding probable serine/threonine-protein kinase WNK11; the protein is MPTAMPNSSDRDGEPFVEVDPSGRFGRYDDLLGCGAVKKVYRAFDQEEGIEVAWNQVQLRNFIEDPVLIKRLHSEVDLLRSLKNKYIIVCYSVWLDDENGKLNFITEVCTSGNLRNYRVKHRHVSLKALKKWSKQVLEGLVYLHTHDPCIIHRDLNCSNIFVNGNIGQVKIGDLGFATITGKNHVAHSLLGTPEFMAPELYEEDYTELVDIYSFGMCLLEMVTAEIPYSECNSIAKIYKKVTTGVKPQAMNKVTDSEVKAFIEKCIGEPNARPSASELLTDPFFSEVTVDEAESNV
- the LOC126655353 gene encoding BTB/POZ domain-containing protein At5g48130, which produces MDATSSKASSVASSPFPSPNIGALLKIKIISWSQETGLPVAVSVRVGERMFNLHNNPLSSKSGYFKKRLIETTELELPQEFPGGPEIFEMIALLIYGSSTLIDPFNVAALRCAAEFLEMTEEYSCGNLCQRLDLYLNQVVLQSWDDTLIVLQRCQTLLPWSEELLIVGRCIESLAFMACMEILDPERRRDRPVITSEALNGQAWSCETAKEIVIHDLWIRDLIALPFEFIKRIIGSLRRQGMKEKYVAPIIVFYANKWVLSKKTIQFWESSGDRHSDEANNRVSLILQGIIDLLPRREKARRVIPVGFYLALLSRSFEIGLKSESNAKLRDQIASLLPLAQVEDFLIPKSGIHSISSSMELTTMESIFSTYVSSNMDINNTTSLGNSTIAELWDTYLSLIASDPKMKPERFVALVETVPISCRQSHDQLYRAMSTFLQAHLDASQKEKELVCKYLNCQLLSQEACIEAVQNELMPLRMIIQALFVQQLNTHQAFKDCSDSFRFPNCGEFSGSLPSSRCPNSKSENLAETTSPYSEGAEPANRTLSFLLQKDVAAQRYDLSRKEYESTSFRIQSLEQELLSLKKSLQLQSRPKRAEPAPIKPQTIKPYGMESRSLSKKRNPLVQTTGCIGSVNFASHRKYANRLLKIIRRFNLFGSRKTKRKHSTSGLVDKSAK